A part of Streptomyces sp. DSM 40750 genomic DNA contains:
- a CDS encoding bifunctional adenosylcobinamide kinase/adenosylcobinamide-phosphate guanylyltransferase, with protein MELTLLGTGAPAGLPRPDCPCAACAAALGDAARGATALLVEGTLLLDLTPGAALAAARAGRSLAGVRQVLLSHPHYGPAVEVPAGLPQPGRVPDGRELALLTGHRVRALALDSPGTGYAVTGPGGQRLLYLPPGGAPAGVEEQSVEPYDMVLADVLGRPDALARLRAVGAVGPTTDVVAVHIDHDVPPGAELLRRLAAAGARAVRDGTTLAVGAYENVPDVPRRTLVLGGARSGKSVEAERRLEAFPDVLYVATGGTRSGDGEWAARVAAHRERRPGSWRTVETCDLVPLLKDDDGAPLLVDCLSLWLTDAMDSVGAWDDADWAGGGERALRARVTELTDAVRHTHRTVVAVSNEVGSGIVPATASGRRYRDELGRLNAAFAAECEHVLLVVAGQALSLRG; from the coding sequence GTGGAACTGACATTGCTCGGCACCGGCGCCCCCGCGGGGCTTCCCCGCCCCGACTGTCCGTGCGCGGCGTGTGCGGCCGCGCTCGGTGATGCCGCGCGCGGGGCGACCGCGCTGCTCGTGGAAGGCACGCTGCTGCTCGACCTCACTCCGGGCGCCGCCCTCGCGGCCGCGCGCGCCGGGCGCTCGTTGGCCGGCGTACGGCAGGTGCTGCTGTCGCATCCGCACTACGGGCCCGCCGTGGAGGTGCCGGCGGGGCTGCCACAGCCGGGGCGGGTGCCGGACGGGCGGGAACTGGCGCTGCTGACCGGGCACCGGGTGCGGGCGCTGGCGCTGGACTCCCCGGGGACCGGGTACGCGGTGACCGGGCCGGGCGGGCAGCGGTTGCTGTATCTGCCGCCGGGGGGCGCGCCCGCCGGCGTGGAGGAGCAGTCGGTGGAGCCGTACGACATGGTGCTCGCCGATGTGCTGGGGCGGCCGGACGCCCTGGCGCGGCTGCGGGCGGTGGGGGCCGTCGGGCCGACAACCGATGTCGTCGCCGTGCACATCGACCACGACGTGCCCCCGGGCGCCGAGTTGCTGCGCCGGCTCGCGGCGGCGGGCGCGCGCGCCGTGCGGGACGGGACGACGCTCGCGGTGGGCGCCTACGAGAACGTGCCCGATGTACCGCGCCGCACGCTCGTGCTCGGCGGGGCGCGGTCCGGGAAGTCGGTGGAGGCCGAGCGGCGGCTGGAGGCGTTCCCGGACGTGCTGTATGTGGCGACGGGCGGGACGCGGAGCGGGGACGGGGAGTGGGCCGCGCGGGTCGCCGCCCATCGGGAGCGACGGCCCGGCTCCTGGCGCACGGTCGAGACCTGCGACCTCGTACCGCTGTTGAAGGACGACGACGGGGCTCCGCTGCTCGTCGACTGTCTGTCCCTGTGGCTGACGGACGCGATGGACTCGGTGGGGGCGTGGGACGACGCGGACTGGGCCGGGGGCGGGGAGCGCGCGCTCCGGGCGCGGGTCACGGAACTGACCGACGCCGTACGGCACACGCACCGCACGGTGGTCGCCGTCTCCAACGAGGTCGGCTCCGGCATCGTGCCGGCCACCGCCTCCGGCCGCCGCTACCGCGACGAACTCGGCCGCCTGAACGCGGCCTTCGCGGCGGAGTGCGAGCACGTCCTGCTGGTGGTGGCGGGGCAGGCCCTGTCCCTACGGGGCTGA